The nucleotide sequence TCCAGGCGGTGAAGGCGCGCCTCACAAAGTAGCTCCTCGACGGGGGCCCTACCGAAGGCCGGCGCCGGTCTTTACCGTGGCGAGCGGAGCGGGTGACGCGCTACCGCGGGCTTTGAGGACGACCACGGTCTGATCATCGAGCGGCGTCGGGCGGCCGGAGTGCTCATGGACCGCCTTGAACAGCCGGTCCACGATCTCGGCGGCGCTGCGGTGCAGGTTGTCGGCGATGGTCTTGCGGATGCGCCCGACGCCGAACTCTTCGTCGTTGTCGTTGGCGGCCTCGGAGACGCCGTCGGTGTAGAGAACCAGGACGTCGCCGCGCCGGATGCGGGCGTAGCCGCGCTGGAAGCGCGTACCCAGCGTCGGTCCCAGGACCGGGCCTCCCTGCTTCAGCTCCGTGAAGCGCTCGCGATGGTAGAGCAGTGCCGGGGGATGGCCGCAATTGGAGTAGATGAAATTGCCGTTCGTCTCCAGCTCCCCGTAGAAGAGCGATACGAACTTCGAGGCGAGGGCGGAGCGGCTGATGACCCGGTTCAGCTTCTCCAGGGTCTTGACGATCTTCAGGTCCTCCGCCATCCCCATGCGCAATCCGATGATCACGTCGCGCGCCTGCAGCGCCGCGGGGAGGCCGTGCCCGGAGGCGTCGGCGATCGCCACGCCGAGCACGACGTCGGAGATCGGGATGTAGTCGTACAGGTCGCCCCCCACGACCTCCGCCGGGATCGAGCGGCCGTGGATGTCGTACTCCTTCATCTTCGGGGCCGACTTGGGGAGCAGGGAGACCTGAATCTCGCGCGCCTCGAGCAGGATGTCGAACAGGGCCTGCTCACGCAGGCGCAGGTTGAGCACGTGCCGGATGGTGTTGAGCGCGTAGGAGGTGCGTGCCTCGAGGATGCGCCCCTTCAGCGAGAAGGAGATGCAGTATTCGTCCTCCTCGCCCACCAGGATGGCGG is from Candidatus Polarisedimenticolia bacterium and encodes:
- a CDS encoding PP2C family protein-serine/threonine phosphatase is translated as METRRASESPVKPIPPAGTEHKAWYRKLERTLHDIERSEDVAEMLSAALASIVRDFRGELGIVGGRLYRKEGARYVLKHQVGKSRAPLGYKIPTRYQPIKILQRSGYLLMRESDPGFDHRIEETVGVKVFAAILVGEEDEYCISFSLKGRILEARTSYALNTIRHVLNLRLREQALFDILLEAREIQVSLLPKSAPKMKEYDIHGRSIPAEVVGGDLYDYIPISDVVLGVAIADASGHGLPAALQARDVIIGLRMGMAEDLKIVKTLEKLNRVISRSALASKFVSLFYGELETNGNFIYSNCGHPPALLYHRERFTELKQGGPVLGPTLGTRFQRGYARIRRGDVLVLYTDGVSEAANDNDEEFGVGRIRKTIADNLHRSAAEIVDRLFKAVHEHSGRPTPLDDQTVVVLKARGSASPAPLATVKTGAGLR